One window of Cupriavidus oxalaticus genomic DNA carries:
- a CDS encoding DUF485 domain-containing protein translates to MHEDLVRRLKANPNYLQLVRRRSRLGWLLTAAMLVIYYGYVLLIAFDKELLARKMGEGVMTWGMPIGLFVIVFTVLITGLYVQHANRTYDELTERIKREVA, encoded by the coding sequence ATGCATGAAGATCTGGTCAGGCGACTGAAGGCCAATCCCAATTATCTGCAGCTGGTGCGCAGGCGTTCGCGCCTAGGCTGGCTGCTGACCGCGGCAATGCTGGTGATCTACTACGGCTACGTGCTGTTGATCGCCTTCGACAAGGAACTGCTGGCCAGGAAGATGGGCGAGGGCGTGATGACGTGGGGCATGCCGATCGGGCTGTTCGTGATCGTGTTCACGGTGCTCATCACCGGGCTGTATGTGCAGCATGCCAACCGCACCTACGACGAGCTGACCGAACGTATCAAGCGGGAGGTCGCATGA
- a CDS encoding hybrid sensor histidine kinase/response regulator has translation MDPLSTQQAAPSASPPRVLVVDDNPVTRYSTVRVLKNAGFHTIEADCGLDALRLARTPGISVMVLDVNLPDIDGIQVCEQLRADPDTATLPVIHLSATYVQDYDKARGLNAGATAYLIHPAEPEVLIATVSALARAAAAERSLRESEARLRAIYQQATSGICVLDSRGQLVDVNPAMLTLLRRPASDLLGRPVTALAPGDFAARAAEATVSADEGWQGSFPLLDAEGAPVHLDWSISPTTPSGDRVAVVADATARLHLERQQEQLIEREQAARAGVERVNRMKDEFIAILSHELRNPLNVISVWTHVLGRHVSTDEGRRGLAAIERNVAIQQRLVADLVDVSLLNVGKMKLEREMANPATLIRAALDSMQLMASEKLLSLEAQIAPDLAQAAWLDPARFQQILWNLISNAIKFSPEGATVRVIAKSDAETLSVSVVDAGRGIDPEFLPFLFDRFTQSDGPDRRVQGGLGLGLAIVKRLAEMHGGIVQACSEGVGRGATFEIAIPLLAPGTEPVEAEAAGGTDHGAPESATRLDGLDIVLVEDDSDAAAALTAILAGFGAHVRSARDSDDALAQMANATPDLIISDIGLPGRDGNELIREVRAQEVIGSRARVPAIALTAFTRQQDRRLAMESGFDAVCAKPLRLQELISAIEMALPGGKYG, from the coding sequence ATGGACCCGCTATCCACGCAGCAGGCAGCACCCTCCGCGTCGCCTCCGCGCGTACTGGTCGTCGACGACAATCCGGTCACTCGCTATTCAACCGTACGCGTGCTCAAGAACGCCGGGTTCCACACAATCGAGGCCGATTGCGGGCTGGACGCATTGCGCCTGGCGCGGACGCCGGGCATTTCCGTGATGGTGCTCGACGTCAACCTGCCCGATATCGACGGCATCCAGGTGTGCGAACAGCTGCGTGCCGACCCGGATACCGCGACGCTGCCGGTGATCCATTTGTCAGCCACCTACGTGCAGGATTACGACAAGGCGCGCGGGCTGAATGCCGGCGCCACGGCCTACCTGATCCATCCCGCCGAGCCGGAGGTGCTGATTGCCACGGTCTCGGCGCTGGCCCGCGCCGCCGCGGCCGAGCGCTCGTTGCGCGAGAGCGAGGCACGCCTGCGCGCGATCTACCAGCAGGCCACCAGCGGCATCTGCGTGCTTGACTCTCGCGGCCAGCTGGTCGACGTCAATCCCGCCATGCTGACGCTCCTGCGCAGGCCCGCCTCTGACCTGCTCGGGCGGCCCGTCACCGCGCTCGCGCCCGGCGACTTCGCCGCGCGCGCCGCCGAAGCCACTGTGTCCGCGGACGAGGGCTGGCAGGGATCGTTCCCGCTGCTCGACGCGGAGGGCGCGCCGGTCCACCTCGACTGGAGCATTTCCCCTACCACGCCATCGGGCGACCGGGTCGCGGTCGTGGCTGATGCTACCGCTCGGCTGCACCTTGAACGCCAGCAGGAGCAGCTGATCGAGCGCGAACAGGCGGCGCGTGCCGGCGTCGAACGCGTGAACCGCATGAAGGACGAGTTCATCGCCATCCTCTCGCACGAGCTGCGCAACCCGCTCAATGTGATCTCCGTCTGGACCCATGTGCTGGGCCGCCACGTGAGCACGGACGAAGGACGCCGCGGGCTGGCCGCGATCGAGCGCAATGTCGCCATCCAGCAGCGGCTGGTGGCCGACCTGGTCGACGTGTCGCTGCTCAATGTCGGCAAGATGAAGCTGGAACGCGAGATGGCGAACCCGGCCACCCTCATCCGCGCCGCACTCGACAGCATGCAACTGATGGCCAGCGAGAAGCTGTTGTCGCTGGAGGCGCAGATCGCCCCGGACCTGGCGCAGGCTGCGTGGCTCGATCCGGCGCGCTTCCAGCAGATCCTGTGGAACCTCATCTCCAACGCGATCAAGTTCTCGCCTGAAGGCGCCACCGTCCGCGTGATCGCGAAGTCCGATGCGGAAACGCTGAGCGTGTCCGTGGTCGACGCGGGCCGCGGCATCGATCCGGAATTCCTGCCGTTCCTGTTCGACCGCTTTACCCAGAGCGACGGCCCCGATCGTCGCGTGCAGGGCGGGCTGGGCCTCGGGCTGGCGATCGTCAAGCGCCTGGCCGAGATGCATGGCGGCATCGTGCAGGCCTGCAGCGAGGGGGTCGGCCGCGGCGCCACCTTTGAAATTGCCATCCCGCTGCTGGCGCCGGGCACCGAGCCAGTGGAGGCAGAAGCTGCCGGCGGCACTGACCACGGCGCACCCGAGAGCGCAACGCGGCTGGACGGACTCGATATCGTGCTGGTGGAAGACGACAGCGATGCGGCCGCCGCCCTCACTGCCATCCTGGCCGGCTTTGGCGCCCATGTCCGCAGCGCGCGCGACAGCGACGACGCCCTGGCGCAGATGGCGAACGCCACGCCGGACCTGATCATCAGCGACATCGGCTTGCCTGGCCGCGACGGCAATGAACTGATCCGCGAAGTGCGCGCGCAGGAGGTGATCGGCTCGCGTGCGCGCGTGCCGGCCATCGCCCTGACTGCCTTCACGCGCCAGCAGGACCGGCGCCTGGCAATGGAAAGCGGCTTCGATGCGGTGTGCGCGAAGCCGCTGCGCCTGCAGGAACTGATCAGCGCAATCGAGATGGCGCTGCCGGGCGGAAAGTACGGCTAG
- a CDS encoding sensor histidine kinase — MASHDYSRLPPDTPLSPDELREALDVKTRECEGLRAELEETNRGVLALYAELDIQAEQLRQATELKSRFLAYMSHEFRTPIVAIQSITRLLIDRVDGPLTTEQERQVMFVRETAAEFADMVNDLLDLAKLEAGRVDVSPAWFDMVALFDTLRGMFKPVLTNPEVSLIFEEPHEVPTLYSDDRKLSQILRNFISNALKFTPRGEVRVSARLVGEGEVMFSVKDTGIGIPAAMHGAVFQDFIQIDSPLQRRLRGSGLGLALSKRLAEVLGGRVGFESEVDVGSRFYVTLPLTYPAAPAAGAAKA; from the coding sequence ATGGCCAGCCACGACTACTCCCGCTTGCCGCCGGACACCCCGCTGAGCCCCGACGAACTGCGCGAGGCACTGGACGTCAAGACCCGCGAATGCGAGGGCCTGCGCGCGGAACTGGAGGAAACCAACCGCGGCGTGCTGGCGCTGTATGCGGAACTGGACATCCAGGCGGAACAGCTGCGCCAGGCAACCGAACTGAAAAGCCGCTTCCTGGCCTACATGAGCCATGAGTTCCGCACCCCCATCGTCGCGATCCAGAGCATCACCCGCCTGCTGATCGATCGCGTGGACGGTCCGCTCACCACCGAGCAGGAACGGCAGGTGATGTTCGTGCGCGAGACCGCCGCGGAGTTTGCCGACATGGTCAACGACCTGCTCGACCTGGCCAAGCTCGAAGCGGGCAGGGTCGACGTGTCGCCGGCATGGTTCGACATGGTCGCGCTGTTCGATACGCTGCGCGGCATGTTCAAGCCGGTGCTGACCAATCCCGAGGTGTCGCTGATCTTCGAAGAACCGCACGAGGTGCCGACCCTCTACAGCGACGACCGCAAGCTGTCGCAGATCCTGCGCAACTTCATCTCCAACGCGCTCAAGTTCACGCCGCGCGGCGAAGTCCGCGTTTCCGCGAGGCTGGTGGGCGAGGGCGAGGTCATGTTCTCGGTCAAGGACACCGGCATCGGCATCCCGGCGGCGATGCACGGCGCGGTCTTCCAGGATTTCATCCAGATCGATTCGCCGCTGCAGCGCCGCCTGCGCGGCTCCGGGCTTGGCCTTGCGCTCAGCAAGCGGCTGGCCGAGGTGCTCGGGGGGCGGGTCGGTTTCGAGAGCGAAGTCGATGTGGGCTCGCGCTTCTATGTCACGCTGCCGCTCACCTATCCGGCGGCACCGGCGGCGGGCGCGGCAAAGGCATGA
- a CDS encoding ATP-binding SpoIIE family protein phosphatase → MDDASRVGEARRLAADLCARLAFDSVLAGRIAVVANELCSNLVRHAVGGRMFIGARAAGDGMLIELISLDNGPGMHDPQACMRDGYSSAGSAGQGLGAVQRMADDFDIVSRFGQGSVILARFYRDREPGGCPVRAVPVGGCMIGAVCLAAPGEQVSGDGWAIAQHDGGADVVLADGLGHGPLAADAARAALAAFAEMPCASPSQVIEHAHTALRSTRGAAVSAARLDLRGNQIHFAGAGNVMGRVISGTADRTLLPQHGTAGIQVHTIQEQVLDWPAHALVILFSDGVQSRWQLDDASLLRHDPTLIAAFIVWKFGRGRDDATVLVIRRAED, encoded by the coding sequence ATGGACGACGCCAGCCGGGTTGGCGAAGCCCGCCGGCTCGCGGCCGACCTGTGCGCGCGGCTGGCCTTCGACAGCGTGCTGGCGGGCCGGATCGCCGTGGTGGCGAACGAGCTTTGCAGCAACCTGGTACGCCATGCCGTCGGCGGCCGGATGTTCATTGGCGCCCGCGCCGCTGGCGACGGCATGCTGATCGAGCTGATCTCGCTGGACAACGGGCCCGGCATGCACGATCCGCAGGCCTGCATGCGCGACGGCTATTCCAGCGCGGGCAGCGCCGGGCAGGGGCTGGGCGCCGTCCAGCGCATGGCCGACGACTTCGATATCGTCAGCCGCTTCGGCCAGGGCAGTGTCATCCTGGCGCGGTTCTACCGCGACCGCGAGCCGGGCGGGTGCCCGGTGCGCGCGGTGCCGGTGGGCGGCTGCATGATCGGGGCGGTGTGCCTGGCCGCACCCGGCGAGCAGGTCAGCGGCGACGGCTGGGCCATCGCACAGCACGATGGCGGCGCCGACGTGGTGCTGGCCGACGGCCTCGGTCATGGCCCGCTGGCCGCCGACGCAGCCAGGGCCGCGCTGGCGGCGTTTGCCGAAATGCCCTGCGCCAGCCCGTCCCAGGTCATCGAACACGCCCACACGGCACTGCGCAGCACGCGCGGCGCGGCGGTCAGCGCGGCGCGGCTGGACCTGCGCGGCAACCAGATCCATTTCGCCGGGGCCGGCAATGTGATGGGCCGCGTTATTTCCGGCACGGCAGACCGCACGCTGCTGCCGCAGCATGGCACCGCCGGAATCCAGGTGCATACCATCCAGGAGCAGGTGCTGGATTGGCCGGCCCATGCACTGGTGATCCTGTTCTCGGATGGCGTGCAGTCGCGCTGGCAACTGGACGATGCCAGCCTGTTGCGGCACGACCCCACGCTGATCGCCGCGTTTATCGTGTGGAAGTTCGGCCGGGGCCGGGATGACGCCACCGTGCTCGTGATCCGCCGCGCCGAGGATTAA
- a CDS encoding anti-sigma regulatory factor, producing MTQSALGTTGTIPLRDERDVVQARSVVRTLTGQLQFSLVEQTKMITAASELARNAVVHGHGGEMRWEFIDEGGRRGLRLHFEDKGPGIRDVDLALTDGWTTGNGLGMGLSGSRRLVNDFSIRTQVGEGTCVSVTRWK from the coding sequence GTGACGCAATCCGCGCTCGGCACCACCGGAACGATCCCGCTGCGCGACGAGCGCGATGTCGTGCAGGCCCGTTCCGTCGTGCGTACGCTGACCGGCCAGTTGCAGTTCTCGCTGGTCGAGCAGACTAAGATGATTACGGCGGCCAGCGAACTGGCCCGCAATGCCGTGGTGCACGGCCATGGCGGCGAAATGCGCTGGGAATTCATCGACGAAGGCGGTCGCCGCGGCCTGCGGCTGCATTTCGAGGACAAGGGCCCCGGCATCCGTGACGTAGACCTGGCGCTGACCGATGGCTGGACCACCGGCAATGGCCTGGGCATGGGCCTGTCCGGCAGCCGCCGGCTGGTCAACGATTTCTCCATCCGCACCCAAGTCGGGGAGGGAACCTGTGTCAGTGTCACTCGGTGGAAGTAG
- a CDS encoding STAS domain-containing protein, which yields MERIPILRMGSYLLVTIQIDMQDQTALRLQEDLAASIEQNTARGVLIDVSALEMVDSFIGRMFIGISDIARILGAATVVVGIRPAVAITLVELGLPLSGVRTALNVERGMALLEKAQRGELR from the coding sequence ATGGAGCGCATTCCGATCCTGCGGATGGGGTCCTACCTGCTGGTCACGATCCAGATCGACATGCAGGACCAGACCGCGCTGCGGCTGCAGGAAGACCTGGCGGCCAGCATCGAGCAGAACACGGCGCGCGGCGTGCTGATCGACGTGTCGGCGCTGGAAATGGTCGATTCGTTTATCGGCCGCATGTTCATCGGCATTTCCGACATCGCCCGCATCCTGGGCGCGGCCACGGTCGTGGTTGGCATCCGCCCGGCCGTGGCGATCACGCTGGTGGAACTGGGACTGCCCCTGAGCGGCGTCAGGACCGCGCTCAACGTCGAGCGCGGCATGGCGTTGCTGGAAAAGGCGCAGCGAGGTGAGCTCAGGTGA
- a CDS encoding STAS domain-containing protein — MRPENQRLADLLHAEAENLADSWATEYQSLSGGRGFTGNLASEQRSILRSLQAALHANGDAGGFEQAPFADLRKALADLSASRAAQGETADVTSGFVLSLKRPIFEALQRDRSNLEAQIEVIWAASAIVDRMAQWTMSTYQRSREDMIRRQQQELLELSTPVIKLWEGVLAIPLIGTLDSSRAQLVLETLLQRIVETGSTLAIIDITGVPTVDTLVAQHLLKTVTAIRLMGAESIISGIRPQIAQTIVHLGIDLQDIVTKATLADALATAMRLTGHTVSRQPVP, encoded by the coding sequence ATGCGTCCAGAAAACCAGCGCCTTGCCGACCTGTTGCACGCCGAAGCCGAGAACCTGGCCGATAGCTGGGCTACCGAATACCAGTCGTTGTCCGGCGGCCGCGGCTTCACCGGCAATCTTGCCAGCGAGCAGCGCTCCATCCTGCGAAGCCTCCAGGCAGCCTTGCACGCCAATGGCGATGCGGGCGGCTTCGAGCAGGCGCCGTTCGCCGACCTGCGCAAGGCGCTCGCCGACCTGTCGGCCTCGCGTGCCGCGCAAGGCGAGACCGCGGACGTGACCAGCGGCTTCGTGCTGTCGCTCAAACGGCCGATCTTCGAGGCGCTGCAGCGCGACCGCAGCAACCTGGAAGCGCAGATCGAAGTGATCTGGGCAGCGTCCGCCATCGTCGATCGGATGGCGCAGTGGACCATGTCCACCTACCAGCGCAGCCGCGAGGACATGATCCGGCGCCAGCAGCAGGAACTGCTCGAGCTGTCGACGCCGGTGATCAAGCTGTGGGAAGGGGTGCTGGCGATACCGCTGATCGGCACGCTGGACAGCAGCCGTGCCCAGCTGGTGCTGGAAACCCTGCTGCAGCGCATCGTCGAAACCGGCTCCACGCTGGCCATCATCGACATCACCGGCGTGCCGACGGTCGACACGCTGGTGGCCCAGCACCTGCTGAAGACGGTGACCGCGATCCGGCTGATGGGCGCGGAGAGCATCATCAGCGGGATCCGGCCGCAGATTGCGCAGACCATCGTGCATCTGGGCATCGACCTGCAGGACATCGTGACCAAGGCGACGCTGGCCGACGCGCTGGCCACCGCCATGCGGCTGACGGGGCACACCGTGTCCCGCCAGCCGGTCCCCTGA
- a CDS encoding 3-hydroxyacyl-CoA dehydrogenase NAD-binding domain-containing protein: MTAINAVTSLAVDGNIAVLTVDSPPVNALSAAVRAGVLQGIERCIADPAVQGIVLACAGKTFIAGADITEFGKPFVPPGLPEVQAAIENSPKPVVAAIHGTALGGGLEVALVCHYRIAARSAKCGLPEVHLGLLPGAGGTQRLPRLVGAERALEMVAYGTHVPAPEAAEMGLLDTLADDATLRADAIAFARRIVEEQRPLRKVRDLDDRIAPARGQGELFAAFRKANARRFRGFEAPEANIRCIEAAVELPFDEGLRRERELFQALMGGTQSAAQRYVFFASRQVWNVPDIGADVPATPVARVGIVGAGTMGGGIAMNFLNAGMPVTIVETTQQALDRGLRTIRANYDNTMKKGRLGAAEVEARMALLTPTLDLQQLAEADLVIEAVFENMEVKKELFGRLDRIVKPGAILATNTSALDVDEIAAATSRPEAVIGLHFFSPANVMKLLEVVRGEKTAKPVVRTSMELARKICKVAALVGVCPGFVGNRMLAQRQREAQRLALEGALPWDIDRVLYDFGFPMGPFAMSDLAGLDLGWVRERSTGSTLREILCEMDRRGQKTGAGYYDYDAQRNARPSPVVERVIRDFATRQGRTRRAVSDQEILERCVFPMINEGAKILQEGKALRASDIDVIWNNGYGWPVYRGGPMFYADTIGLDKVVRTLRQYEEMLGEEFRPAPLLADLAARGKRFADLK; this comes from the coding sequence ATGACCGCCATCAACGCAGTCACCAGCCTGGCCGTGGACGGCAATATCGCCGTGCTGACCGTCGATTCGCCGCCCGTCAACGCGCTGTCCGCCGCGGTGCGCGCCGGCGTCCTGCAGGGAATCGAGCGCTGCATCGCCGATCCGGCTGTGCAGGGCATCGTGCTGGCCTGTGCCGGCAAGACCTTCATTGCCGGCGCCGATATCACCGAGTTCGGCAAGCCGTTCGTGCCGCCCGGGCTGCCCGAGGTGCAGGCTGCCATCGAGAACAGCCCCAAGCCCGTGGTCGCCGCCATCCACGGCACCGCGCTCGGCGGCGGGCTGGAGGTGGCGCTGGTATGCCATTACCGCATTGCCGCGCGCAGCGCGAAATGCGGCCTGCCCGAAGTCCATCTCGGGCTGTTGCCAGGCGCAGGCGGCACGCAGCGGCTGCCCCGGCTGGTCGGCGCGGAAAGGGCGCTGGAAATGGTCGCCTACGGCACCCATGTGCCCGCGCCCGAGGCCGCCGAGATGGGCCTGCTCGACACGCTTGCCGACGATGCCACGCTGCGCGCCGATGCGATCGCCTTCGCGCGCCGGATCGTCGAGGAGCAGCGGCCGCTGCGCAAGGTGCGCGACCTTGACGACAGGATCGCCCCCGCGCGCGGCCAGGGCGAACTGTTCGCCGCCTTCCGCAAGGCCAACGCGCGCCGCTTCCGCGGCTTCGAGGCGCCCGAGGCCAATATCCGCTGCATCGAGGCGGCGGTCGAACTGCCCTTTGACGAAGGGCTGCGGCGCGAGCGCGAGCTGTTCCAGGCGTTGATGGGGGGCACGCAGTCCGCCGCGCAGCGCTACGTCTTCTTTGCCTCGCGCCAGGTCTGGAACGTGCCCGACATCGGCGCCGATGTGCCGGCTACCCCCGTGGCCAGGGTCGGCATCGTCGGCGCAGGCACCATGGGCGGCGGCATCGCCATGAACTTCCTCAACGCAGGCATGCCGGTCACCATCGTCGAGACCACGCAGCAGGCGCTCGACCGCGGGCTGCGCACCATCCGCGCGAACTACGACAACACCATGAAGAAGGGGCGCCTGGGCGCCGCCGAGGTCGAGGCACGCATGGCGCTGCTGACGCCCACGCTGGACCTGCAGCAACTGGCCGAAGCCGACCTGGTGATCGAAGCCGTGTTCGAGAACATGGAAGTCAAGAAGGAGCTGTTCGGCCGGCTCGACCGGATCGTGAAGCCGGGCGCCATCCTGGCCACCAATACCTCGGCGCTGGATGTCGACGAGATCGCCGCGGCCACGTCGCGTCCCGAAGCCGTGATCGGGCTGCATTTCTTCTCGCCGGCCAATGTGATGAAGCTGCTGGAAGTGGTGCGCGGCGAGAAGACCGCGAAGCCCGTGGTGCGCACGTCGATGGAACTGGCCCGCAAGATCTGCAAGGTCGCGGCGCTGGTGGGCGTCTGCCCCGGCTTCGTCGGCAACCGGATGCTGGCGCAGCGGCAGCGCGAGGCGCAACGGCTGGCGCTGGAGGGTGCGCTGCCGTGGGACATCGACCGCGTGCTGTATGACTTCGGCTTCCCGATGGGCCCGTTCGCGATGAGCGACCTGGCGGGACTGGACCTGGGCTGGGTGCGCGAGCGTTCGACCGGATCGACGCTGCGCGAGATCCTTTGCGAGATGGACCGGCGCGGCCAGAAGACCGGCGCGGGCTACTATGACTACGACGCGCAGCGCAACGCGCGGCCGTCGCCGGTGGTGGAGCGGGTGATCCGCGACTTTGCCACGCGCCAGGGCCGCACCCGCCGCGCGGTATCCGACCAGGAAATCCTGGAGCGCTGCGTTTTCCCGATGATCAACGAGGGCGCGAAGATCCTGCAGGAGGGCAAGGCGCTGCGGGCGTCCGATATCGATGTGATCTGGAACAACGGCTATGGCTGGCCGGTATACCGGGGCGGCCCGATGTTCTATGCCGACACCATCGGGCTGGACAAGGTGGTGCGCACGCTGCGGCAGTACGAGGAAATGCTCGGCGAGGAGTTCCGGCCCGCGCCGTTGCTGGCGGACCTGGCGGCGCGCGGCAAGCGGTTTGCCGATCTGAAGTAG
- a CDS encoding MFS transporter — MTTQAGISGALLGEAAEAEQQRAEQHFRDHVDRHLPRNAKAFLIHGMLGMTGFRLVTAPTFVPAYLYLLSGSKLTVGLVLAAQYAGMAASSIWGATLIEHRQRVMPLIYLVGWLVRGQILGLGLSALLLSGRGALVAAAAFLLLFGLLNGVQNVSFNYLTSKIIPLARRGRLTALRNFFGGLTAAAVAWMGGRYLVGNDVFGNGYAATFLAAFVLTSLGISALAGMREPALHDVRVRAGFGRRVRELPALLAADRDFVRFFLARALVALGMMAMPFYAIYAGRLLGLDGATLGYLSLAYLLAQTGSNLAWGRVADRHGYRVVFLASIATWVAATAWLLECATLPGFLLAFCGLGAGFGGLFISADNLVMEFGARKDRPMLLAVSDTATFSMMAVGPVIGGLLAQSVHFPLVFVVAIAVKLAAFVLAFRIADPRSRRNRPDHTDDVAGLRD, encoded by the coding sequence GTGACAACGCAGGCCGGCATAAGCGGCGCGCTGCTGGGCGAAGCCGCGGAGGCGGAGCAGCAGCGCGCCGAACAGCATTTCCGCGACCATGTCGACCGCCACCTGCCGCGCAACGCGAAGGCGTTCCTGATTCATGGGATGCTTGGCATGACCGGTTTCCGGCTGGTGACCGCGCCCACCTTCGTGCCCGCTTACCTGTACCTGCTGTCGGGTTCGAAACTCACCGTCGGCCTCGTGCTCGCGGCCCAGTATGCCGGCATGGCAGCCTCGTCGATCTGGGGCGCGACGCTGATCGAGCATCGCCAGCGCGTGATGCCGCTGATCTATCTGGTGGGCTGGCTGGTGCGCGGCCAGATCCTGGGGCTGGGGCTGTCGGCGCTGCTGCTGAGCGGGCGCGGCGCGCTGGTGGCCGCGGCGGCTTTCCTGCTGCTGTTCGGGCTGCTCAACGGCGTGCAGAACGTCAGCTTCAACTACCTGACCTCCAAGATCATCCCGCTGGCACGGCGCGGGCGGCTGACTGCGCTGCGCAATTTCTTCGGCGGCCTCACCGCGGCGGCGGTGGCGTGGATGGGCGGGCGCTACCTGGTCGGCAACGATGTGTTCGGCAACGGCTATGCCGCCACCTTCCTGGCCGCCTTCGTGCTGACCAGCCTGGGGATCTCGGCGCTGGCGGGCATGCGCGAGCCGGCGCTGCACGACGTGCGCGTGCGCGCGGGCTTCGGCCGGCGCGTGCGTGAGTTGCCGGCGCTGCTGGCAGCCGACCGGGATTTCGTGCGCTTTTTCCTGGCGCGGGCACTGGTGGCACTGGGCATGATGGCGATGCCGTTCTATGCGATCTACGCCGGCCGGCTGCTGGGGCTGGATGGCGCCACGCTCGGGTACCTGAGCCTGGCCTACCTGCTGGCGCAGACGGGCAGCAATCTCGCCTGGGGCCGCGTCGCAGACAGGCATGGCTACCGGGTGGTGTTCCTGGCCAGTATCGCCACGTGGGTCGCCGCCACGGCGTGGCTGCTGGAGTGCGCCACGCTGCCGGGCTTCCTGCTGGCGTTCTGCGGGCTGGGCGCGGGCTTCGGCGGCCTCTTTATCTCGGCGGACAACCTGGTGATGGAGTTCGGGGCGCGCAAGGACCGGCCGATGCTGCTCGCGGTTTCCGACACGGCCACGTTCAGCATGATGGCCGTCGGTCCGGTGATCGGCGGGCTGCTAGCCCAGTCGGTGCACTTCCCGCTGGTCTTCGTCGTGGCCATCGCGGTCAAGCTGGCCGCCTTCGTACTGGCATTTCGCATTGCCGATCCGCGCTCGCGCCGGAACCGGCCGGACCACACCGACGACGTGGCCGGGCTGCGTGACTGA
- a CDS encoding acyl-CoA dehydrogenase family protein — protein sequence MDALETFRQQAHAWLEANCPPEMRLPMQDEDDICWGGRKFRYQSEAQRLWLQRMAEQGWTVPEWPREYGGAGLSAAEARVLRAEMQRLHCRVPLQSFGISMLGPALLKYGTEAQKREHLPRIARGEIRWCQGYSEPNAGSDLAALQTRAEEHGDHFVVNGQKIWTSYADKADWIFCLVRTDFAAQKHTGISFLLFDMASPGVSTRPIVLISGKSPFCETFFDDVKVPRHQLVGELNGGWAIAKYLLTHEREMISAIGSRGFRQPLGRHAAKAIGVDERHRLDDPVLRAQIARFEVDEAAFAAAGERARDLARQGEGMAAFSSVLKYYGAELNKRRYELLMSVGGTDALEWEGPRSQEGALARAWLRTKANSIEGGTSEVQLNIVAKRLLGLPGA from the coding sequence TTGGACGCACTGGAAACGTTCCGGCAGCAGGCACACGCCTGGCTGGAGGCCAATTGCCCCCCTGAGATGCGCCTGCCGATGCAGGACGAGGACGACATCTGCTGGGGCGGCCGCAAGTTCCGCTACCAGTCCGAGGCGCAGCGGCTGTGGCTGCAGCGGATGGCTGAACAGGGCTGGACCGTGCCGGAATGGCCGCGCGAGTATGGCGGCGCCGGATTGAGCGCGGCCGAGGCACGGGTGCTGCGCGCCGAGATGCAGCGGCTGCACTGCCGCGTGCCGCTGCAGAGCTTCGGCATCTCCATGCTCGGGCCCGCGCTGCTGAAATACGGCACCGAGGCGCAGAAGCGCGAACACCTGCCCAGGATTGCGCGCGGCGAAATCCGCTGGTGCCAGGGCTATTCCGAACCCAACGCCGGCTCCGACCTGGCCGCGCTGCAGACGCGCGCCGAAGAGCACGGCGACCATTTTGTGGTCAACGGCCAGAAGATCTGGACCTCGTATGCCGACAAGGCCGACTGGATCTTCTGCCTGGTGCGCACCGATTTCGCGGCGCAGAAGCACACCGGCATCAGCTTCCTGCTGTTCGACATGGCGTCGCCGGGCGTCTCGACCCGCCCGATCGTGCTGATCTCCGGCAAGTCGCCCTTCTGCGAGACCTTCTTCGACGACGTCAAGGTGCCGCGCCACCAGCTGGTCGGCGAGCTCAACGGTGGCTGGGCCATCGCCAAGTACCTGCTGACGCATGAGCGCGAGATGATCAGCGCGATCGGCAGCCGCGGCTTCCGCCAGCCGCTGGGGCGCCATGCCGCCAAGGCAATTGGCGTGGACGAGCGCCACCGGCTCGACGACCCGGTGCTGCGCGCGCAGATCGCCCGCTTCGAGGTCGACGAGGCCGCCTTCGCCGCGGCCGGCGAGCGCGCCCGCGACCTGGCGCGGCAAGGCGAAGGCATGGCCGCGTTCTCGTCCGTGCTGAAGTACTACGGCGCGGAACTGAACAAGCGGCGCTACGAGCTGCTGATGTCGGTCGGCGGCACCGATGCACTCGAATGGGAAGGCCCGCGCAGCCAGGAAGGCGCGCTGGCGCGGGCATGGCTGCGCACCAAGGCGAATTCGATCGAGGGCGGCACCAGCGAGGTCCAGCTCAATATCGTCGCCAAGCGCCTGCTCGGCCTGCCCGGCGCCTGA